agaacatataTCTGTATTCGAAATCGCTATACCAACCAAAATATGAATATTTGAAAACTCTCTTAAAGCCTATAAAGGGAATGGGGCTGTACACTTTTCCGACAATAGTGATGTGATATCACCAGATGCGGCTAAGCCAAACTCATTAATGATTTTCGATGATGTGGCTTGTGAAAAGCAAAATAATATTCGTgcttatttttgtatgggtagACATAAGAATATAGATTGTTTTTATCTGTGTCAGACATACACGCGAATTCCAAAACATTTAGTTCGAGATAATgcgaattttattattatttttaaacaagatGAGATGAATTTAAAACATGTTTACGATGATAATGTTGTGAGTGACatgtcatatgaaaaatttaaagaattatgTCGTGAATGTTGGAAAGAAAAGTATCAATTTTTAACAATAAGTAAGGATGACGAAATTAACGAAGGACGATATAGAAAAGGATTCGATACCTATATACATGTttagtaatgaaaaacatttcatttaaagcAGACGCAATAATGgatgaaaatactttaaaacaagtCGTAAAGACAAGAAAAATTCTTAGAAGAAAATTTGATGCTTTAAAGCATGGTGAAATCGAGCTAAATACACAGCTTGAAAGTACTTTTAAACCATTGACAGTAccactgaaaaaaattcttaaaatgtcatatgaaaaacaacCTATTCATTTTGAGGGACAAGCGCcgaaaaaggaaattaaaatagaggaaaataacaagctatcgacatccatgaaaaatgaaaaagttgaaaacgatgatgattatgatgatggtggtggtggtaataatgatgatgatgatgaccatTTCTATTCACAATCGGAAGATGAAGACGTTTTGTATGACCTGAACACCTTACAAACCAGAAAAAAACTGGACACATGTTTCGGTCCGCATAAAGATAGTGATGGTGTTTGGAAGTTTGGAAATAGCGATCTTCATTTGACTGatgataaaattattatagGAAATCAAAGATGGGGTCGCACCCCAGGTCTATTTgaacttcttttttataaaaatccacaaaactaTGATAAGTctgaattggaaatctataagaaaatattgttaaatacgAATGCCCATAAAAGAGATTACAAGCCTGAGGGAAAAATTAAAGCAAGCAAGGGtacaaaatacataaatattatAAGGAAACTATTTCAAAGTACTCACGTGGGTGAAGGATTAATGAAAGTAAACATGCAAAAACCCAACTATATATATTGGGATGATCCCAATGAATTAGTTGAACGTCTCAAGCTGTTGATTGCATCGCAAAATGCAGGTCATACTAATCATAGTAatgaaatagtatcaattatagaGGAGCTAAGAGAGGctaatataatttattaaccTTTGTTTTGGCATATTATTATCAAGATGAGCGTCGACAAGTTCGGACACTTCTCCAACTCGGAAATCCTAAGAAGAAATgctcaaaaaattttgggaattacTTTTGACCGGCATTATAACCTCGAtatacaaactaaaaaaattaaaaacttgggTGCGCCGACAGAAGATCGAGACGCAGTCAACAAAGCTTATTTACAAGCACAAATCACACGCTCAcaagaaatattcaaaaaagagTTAAGCGTGGAATTTTACAAAACGCAGGAACAGATTTCGGAATTAAAGACCTCACtagcaaacatttttgaggCTATAAGTAAATTGTATCCCTCGCCAACATTCATATACAACAAACAGGATTGATCATGGAGAGAAGGGGAATCGTAAATGAAATTCATGCTCAAGCGCGAAAAAACTTTCCTCGCCGTAGAGTCATAATGAAAGGGATTGATGATTTGTGGCAGgcggatttagttgaaatggGAAATTACGCCAGAATAAATAGTGGTTATAAATATCTATTGACAGTTATCGATACATTCTCCAAATATGCCTGGGCTGAAGCAACGAAAACTAAAAATGCGAATGACGTCACTGCAgcgttttataaaatattgaaagaagGAAGGGCACCAAAGAACCTACAAACAGATGATGGTAAAGAGTTTTTCAATAAAGATTTTGCAAAGCTAATGGAAAAATATCACATTAACCACTACTCCACATATAGTGTAATGAAGGCATCGATTGTTGAACGCTTCAATCGCACattaaaaagtaaaatgttcCGTGACTTTTCGTTCAATGGAAACTATAAGTGGATTGATATctataaaaagttaatatattcATACAATAGAACGAGACATCGTACAATAAAAATGCCGCCATACAAAGTAAATTCAAAAAACGAACAAGAGTTACTCGATACCGTATATAGcaatctaaaaatattcaagacACACAAGTACAAGGTGGGTGATTTTGTTCGAATcagcaaatataaaaatatatttgaaaagggGTATACCCCTAATTTCAGTACAGAAATATTCCGTATTAAATTAATCAAAGTCACAAACCCagtaacatatatattggaagatTATCAGGGGCACCCCATTAAGGGATGTTTTTATGAGGAGGAATTGAAAAGAACTAAGTATCCCAATTCTTACCTAgttgaaaaagttttaaaaactaGAGGAGATCGTGTTTATGTCAAATGGCTGGGTTTCTCAAATCAACATAACTCTTGGATAAATAAAAgcgatttaatatagtagaaacaCATCATTCAAAGCATAGTACTCATTATGTCAATAACGCTAGCCCTAACGGGGAAATCTTCCATTCTAACCGCGGAATATTTCCCTTCATTGCAGCTCTCTGGAGATTATGAATGTGCATTAATTGATTTCCATTCATACAACTCTATACCCAATGTCGATAATGATAACAATCTATTTCATATCGGTGAGAAAGTAATCGAAATTCCCATAGGATCATATGAATTGGATGACATTGTCGATTATATAAAAATGGCCTATGGAAGAAACAATGGGTCAAAAAGTATTGAAATTGTTGCTAACAACAATACATtgcaaattgaaatattttcttcacATGATATAATCGACTTTAATCATGAACATTCTATCGGAGGATTATTGGGTTTCAAAAGAGGGACTCTCTCACCCAACATAACACATAAGTCATCCCTTCCCGTGAACATTATGAGAGTGAATGCAATTCAAATTCAATGTAATATTACATCCGGTGCCTTCATGAATAATTTACCGGTGCATACTATTCATGAATTTGCAATAAATGTTTCCCCTGGATATAAAATAGACGAAATACCaagaaatttagtttatttaccTGTTAACGTCAAAGAAATCAGTTCACTTAAAGTGTGGATTGTAGATCAAGAAGaaagaataataaattttcgCGGAGAGGAAATTACTTTACGCATTCATCTAAGGCCAGCTGACCGAtgattatttataataaaaacataaGCGGAAAGTCAAAGGCAAACACTCAAGTGCAAACCGCCAACCGCAGACTACTGCCTTTAACtaagcaaaatataaaatttttaaaatctctcaACCTTCGTTTAAAACAAAATGACTGAAATTCTTAATGTATCCGAAAAGCCTTTTTCAGatgaaaatattactaaaaaagACTACCATAGTTATGTCCCATATATTCGTTCATTTAAAAACAATGATGAAATAAGAATAACCATACAAAATCAAGATTTGTATGTATTACCGGCTGAAAGTTATATTTACATAGAGGGTACCATAACAGTGGCCAGTGGAGAAAGAGCAATCAATGctcgtttgaaaaacaattgtgTAGCGCACATGTTTGATGAAATCCGATATGAGCTTAATGGTGTTGAAATTGATCGATCGAGATATCTTGGAATATCaagtacaataaaaaatttcgcaTCTCTAACAAGTTTTGAGAGTAATATGCTTCTAAACGCAGGATGGAGTTCTTTAGAGGATATATCCGTAAACACATTCAACTTTTATGTTCCATTGAAGATGTTACTCGGTTTTGCTGAAGACTTCCATAAAATTATCTTGCATAGCAAACATGATCTTATACTTCTGCGAAGTTCTAGTGATAGCCAAGCATGCTATTCATCGGATCCCAaagaaaatctaaatttaacCATCACCAACGTGATGTGGAGGATTCCCCATGTTCACCTCTCTGACATAATGAAAGTAAAAGTTATGAAAACAGTGCGCGATGGTACGTCATTACCAATTGCATTTCGAAGTTGGGATTGCCATTTTAACCCCACATTCTTTGGTTCGATGAAGTGCAATTGGAATGTCAAGTTGTCGTTGAACAGGGAGAGACCACGCTTCATTTTGTTTGCATTTGTACGAGAAGGAAAGTTTGCTCATTGTAATTTAACCAATATaaaagttcatttgaactctgaGACCTATCCATAtgatgatttaaatttaaaatttgatgagAATCGATATGCCATACTCTACGAAATGTATacgaaatttcaagaaaactattATCAAAGGGAGTCATATCCAATTTTAAGTCTTAAAAAGTTCAAAGAATCACCAATAATAGTCATTGATGTTAGCCATCAAAATGAAATGATAAAGCATGGACCAATAGATGTCAAACTCGAgattgaaacgagtaaattaatCCCTCAAAATACTCATGCCTACTGTCTTATATTACATGATCGATTGATGGAATACACACCTTTGACTGCAGTTGtccgaaaaattatttaagaatagaattatttttgatttattattattattatttattatttttttttgcatagttacatgaatatataaataaatagtcTTTATTTACATGAGATTTGCTTAGTTAATAAGTTAAaattacataaataaataaataaaaataaataaataaataatgttgttttttttttcttttacattACAATGACTTAATGAATATACTTAATAATATCAGTACTATACTTATTCTATTCGACAAAATCCAAATTCAAGTCGTCTAAATCATTTATTGATGCCAAGTCAAGATTTTGAATATCATTCAAACTAACATCAAACACCATT
This is a stretch of genomic DNA from Haematobia irritans isolate KBUSLIRL chromosome 4, ASM5000362v1, whole genome shotgun sequence. It encodes these proteins:
- the LOC142235411 gene encoding uncharacterized protein LOC142235411, with the protein product MTEILNVSEKPFSDENITKKDYHSYVPYIRSFKNNDEIRITIQNQDLYVLPAESYIYIEGTITVASGERAINARLKNNCVAHMFDEIRYELNGVEIDRSRYLGISSTIKNFASLTSFESNMLLNAGWSSLEDISVNTFNFYVPLKMLLGFAEDFHKIILHSKHDLILLRSSSDSQACYSSDPKENLNLTITNVMWRIPHVHLSDIMKVKVMKTVRDGTSLPIAFRSWDCHFNPTFFGSMKCNWNVKLSLNRERPRFILFAFVREGKFAHCNLTNIKVHLNSETYPYDDLNLKFDENRYAILYEMYTKFQENYYQRESYPILSLKKFKESPIIVIDVSHQNEMIKHGPIDVKLEIETSKLIPQNTHAYCLILHDRLMEYTPLTAVVRKII